From one Gammaproteobacteria bacterium genomic stretch:
- the thiC gene encoding phosphomethylpyrimidine synthase ThiC produces MSAIPEDFIQKTRELAEDVTRPFPNAKKIYVEGSRPDIRVPMREIDQSPTKALDGDIQNPPITVYDTSGPYGDPEVKVDLRAGLAPLREKWILERDDTEELGGPTSSFGKQRAEDPELAKLRFEHIRKPRVAKAGKNVTQMHYAKQGIITPEMEFIAIRENRRIDEMRAEYEKAGYLKQHPGNSYGASIPEKITPEFVRDEVARGRAIIPANINHPESEPMIIGRNFLVKINANIGNSAVSSSIEEEVEKMVWAARWGGDTVMDLSTGKNIHETREWILRNSPVPIGTVPIYQALEKVNGKAEDLTWEIYRDTLIEQAEQGVDYFTIHAGVRLPFVPMTASRVTGIVSRGGSIMAKWCLAHHKESFLYTHFEEICEIMKAYDVSFSLGDGLRPGSIADANDEAQLAELRTLGELTRIAWEHDCQVMIEGPGHVPMQMIKENMDIELEDCHEAPFYTLGPLTTDIAPGYDHITSGIGAAQIGWYGTAMLCYVTPKEHLGLPDKNDVREGIITYKLAAHAADLAKGFPGSQIRDNALSKSRFEFRWEDQFNLSLDPERARDFHDQTLPKEGHKIAHFCSMCGPKFCSMEISQQVRDYAAKLEEKEEGMQEMSEEFMKQGAEVYKKT; encoded by the coding sequence ATGAGCGCCATACCCGAGGACTTCATCCAGAAAACCCGTGAGCTGGCCGAGGACGTGACCCGGCCCTTCCCCAATGCGAAGAAGATCTATGTCGAAGGTTCGCGGCCGGACATCCGGGTACCGATGCGCGAGATCGACCAGTCGCCGACCAAGGCACTGGACGGCGATATCCAGAACCCGCCGATCACGGTCTACGACACCTCGGGGCCTTATGGCGATCCGGAGGTGAAGGTCGACCTGCGTGCCGGCCTGGCGCCGCTGCGCGAAAAGTGGATCCTGGAGCGCGATGACACCGAGGAGCTCGGCGGACCGACCTCGAGCTTCGGCAAGCAGCGGGCGGAAGATCCGGAGCTGGCGAAGCTGCGCTTCGAGCACATCCGCAAGCCGCGGGTGGCGAAAGCCGGCAAGAACGTCACCCAGATGCACTATGCGAAGCAGGGCATCATCACGCCGGAAATGGAATTCATCGCGATTCGCGAGAATCGCCGCATCGACGAGATGCGTGCGGAATACGAAAAGGCCGGTTACCTGAAACAGCATCCCGGCAACAGCTATGGTGCCAGCATCCCGGAAAAGATCACGCCGGAATTCGTGCGCGACGAAGTCGCCCGCGGTCGCGCCATCATCCCGGCGAACATCAATCACCCGGAATCCGAGCCGATGATCATCGGCCGCAACTTCCTGGTGAAGATCAACGCCAATATCGGCAACTCCGCCGTGTCCTCGTCCATCGAGGAAGAAGTCGAGAAGATGGTGTGGGCGGCCCGCTGGGGTGGCGACACCGTCATGGATCTTTCCACCGGCAAGAACATCCACGAGACCCGCGAATGGATCCTGCGCAACTCGCCAGTACCCATTGGAACGGTCCCGATCTACCAGGCGCTGGAAAAGGTCAACGGCAAGGCCGAGGACCTGACCTGGGAAATCTACCGCGACACCTTGATCGAACAGGCCGAGCAGGGCGTGGACTACTTCACCATCCATGCCGGCGTGCGCCTGCCCTTCGTGCCGATGACTGCGAGTCGCGTCACCGGCATCGTGTCGCGCGGCGGCTCGATCATGGCGAAGTGGTGCCTGGCGCATCACAAGGAATCATTCCTCTATACGCACTTCGAAGAGATCTGCGAAATCATGAAGGCCTACGACGTGTCGTTCAGCCTGGGTGACGGCCTGCGCCCGGGTTCGATTGCCGATGCGAATGACGAAGCGCAGCTGGCCGAGCTGCGCACCCTGGGCGAACTCACCAGGATCGCCTGGGAGCATGACTGCCAGGTGATGATCGAAGGTCCGGGTCATGTACCGATGCAGATGATCAAGGAGAACATGGACATCGAGCTGGAGGACTGCCATGAAGCGCCGTTCTACACCCTCGGTCCGCTGACCACCGACATCGCGCCGGGCTACGACCACATTACCTCCGGCATCGGCGCGGCGCAGATCGGCTGGTACGGCACGGCGATGCTCTGCTACGTCACGCCGAAGGAACACCTCGGCCTGCCGGACAAGAACGACGTGCGCGAGGGCATCATCACCTACAAGCTCGCCGCGCATGCTGCGGATCTCGCCAAGGGCTTCCCGGGTTCGCAGATCCGCGACAATGCCCTGTCGAAATCGCGATTCGAATTCCGCTGGGAAGACCAGTTCAACCTGAGTCTCGATCCGGAACGCGCCCGCGACTTCCATGACCAGACCTTGCCGAAGGAAGGCCACAAGATCGCCCACTTCTGTTCCATGTGCGGACCGAAGTTCTGTTCCATGGAAATCTCCCAGCAGGTGCGCGACTACGCGGCCAAGCTCGAAGAGAAGGAAGAGGGCATGCAGGAAATGTCGGAGGAATTCATGAAGCAGGGTGCCGAGGTGTACAAGAAGACGTAA
- a CDS encoding protein-L-isoaspartate O-methyltransferase has product MANSNSIDFEQAREYMVERQVRTWEVLDQRVLDVMRAMPREAFVPADFRNLAYADANISLAPFRAEGEEMMQPKVEGRLLQALDIGDGDNILEIGTGSGYLTALLARLGNKVTSVDINEALTAQAGDTLQAQGIDNITLESRDAATLDGIGKQYDCVAVTGSMPRLHDSFRQALKVGGRLFVIIGSGPMMEAQLHTRVTQDFWQVDSLFDTRIAPLKNAWNPKTFVL; this is encoded by the coding sequence ATGGCCAACAGCAACAGCATCGACTTCGAACAAGCCCGTGAATACATGGTGGAGCGCCAGGTACGTACCTGGGAAGTGCTGGACCAGCGCGTGCTGGATGTGATGCGTGCCATGCCGCGCGAGGCCTTCGTGCCCGCCGATTTCCGGAACCTGGCCTATGCCGATGCCAATATCTCGCTGGCACCCTTCCGGGCGGAAGGCGAGGAAATGATGCAGCCCAAGGTCGAAGGCCGCCTGCTGCAGGCGCTGGATATCGGCGACGGCGACAACATCCTGGAAATCGGCACCGGCTCCGGTTACCTGACGGCGCTGCTGGCACGGCTGGGCAACAAGGTCACCAGTGTCGACATCAACGAAGCGCTGACGGCGCAGGCAGGCGACACCCTGCAGGCCCAGGGCATCGACAACATCACGCTGGAAAGCCGCGACGCCGCGACGCTGGACGGCATCGGCAAGCAGTACGACTGCGTTGCCGTGACCGGCTCCATGCCCCGGCTGCATGACAGCTTCCGCCAGGCTCTGAAAGTCGGCGGCCGGCTGTTCGTCATCATCGGCAGCGGCCCGATGATGGAAGCCCAGCTGCATACCCGCGTCACCCAGGATTTCTGGCAGGTCGACAGCCTGTTCGATACCCGCATCGCCCCGCTGAAGAACGCCTGGAATCCCAAGACCTTTGTCCTCTGA
- a CDS encoding rhodanese-like domain-containing protein, with product MSSEDTPDPQTAVRQWAPADVRKAMADGWQPLLIDVREPWEWPLASLPDDAFDVLRIPLAGLPAAIPGLPRNRPLLFVCHHGIRSWHAACMMVQYSASGQDMDIVNLAGGIDAWSRDVDPAIPRY from the coding sequence TTGTCCTCTGAGGACACCCCCGACCCCCAAACCGCTGTCCGCCAGTGGGCACCCGCGGACGTCCGCAAGGCGATGGCGGACGGCTGGCAGCCCCTGCTGATCGACGTCCGCGAACCCTGGGAATGGCCACTGGCCAGCCTGCCGGACGATGCCTTTGATGTCCTCCGTATCCCGCTGGCCGGCCTGCCTGCCGCCATTCCAGGGCTGCCGCGCAACCGCCCGCTGCTGTTTGTCTGCCACCACGGAATTCGAAGCTGGCACGCTGCTTGCATGATGGTGCAGTACAGCGCATCGGGGCAGGACATGGACATCGTCAACCTCGCTGGCGGCATCGATGCCTGGTCGCGGGACGTGGATCCCGCGATTCCCAGGTATTGA